Within Cyanobium sp. AMD-g, the genomic segment GCCCCTTGATCCCCGAAGGGGGAAAGCGCTTCCCGTTGCGGAATCTTCATCTGGAATCTCAAGGGGGAGCGCAGGATTGAGGGCAATGCATGCCCTCCCCACGTCATTCCATCATCCAGGAGTCACCACCATGGCCATCATTCCCTCGGAAACCCTCAAGGACGTCGAAGAGCTCTTCGACCGCTACACCCGCACCCTGCCCTGGCCCTGGGCCGGCGGTCGCGCCAGCAGCGCCGGCGCCCTGGCCGAATGGAATCCCAGGGTCGACATCGTCGAAACCGATGGTGCCTATGAGATCCAGGCCGACATTCCCGGGGTCCGCAAGGAGGACCTCAAGGTGACCATCGACCAAGGTGTGCTCACCGTGCAGGGGGAACGGCAGCAGGAGAAAAAGGAGGACAGCGCCCGCATGCACCGGGTGGAGCGCTTCTACGGCCAGTTCTCCCGCAGTTTCACCCTGCCGGAGGACGCCGACACCAGCGGCCTCCAGGCCACGGCCAAGGACGGGCAGCTGACCGTGACGGTGCCCCGCAAGGGCCCGGCCCCCAGCGCCGAGCCGACCCAGGTGCCGATCCAGTGATGCCTGGGTTCAGCAGATCCGCGGCAGCAATTCCCCACTGAGGGGAACCAGCACCCGCTCGCTGCCGAAGGGGGTGCGCAGCAGCACCCGGCCCCGGGGGGGGCCACCTGAGCCGGCCGCCGCCACCCGCCCGATCCAGGTCCCCCCCGCCGGCGCCAGCACCGCCAGGGCCCGCTCCCGATCGGCCTCGGGCACCACCGCCAGGAAGCGACCCTCGTTGGCCAGGTGCAATGGATCGAAGCCGAGCAGCTCACAGGTGCGGCGCACCGGCTCCGCCACCGGCAGGCACGCCTCTTCGACCTGCAGTTCCAGCCCGCCGGGGGCCGCCAGTTCCTGCAGGGCGCTGGCCAGCCCCCCCCGGGTGAGATCCCGCAGGCAGTGGAGCCGCACCCCCGCCGCCAGCAGGGCCTCCACCGCGGGCCACAGGGGCATGCAGTCCGTGGCCAGGGGGGGCTGCAGATCCAGGCCGTGACGGGCGGCCAGGATCGCCACCCCATGGCGGCCCAGGTCGCCGCTCACCAGCAGCTGGTCGCCGGGGGCGATCGCCAGCGGATCGATCGGCTCGTCCACCTGCAGCAGGCCGATGCCGCTGGTGTTGAGGAAAGCCCCGTCCCCCTTGCCCCGCTCCACCACCTTGGTGTCGCCGGTGACGATGCTCACCCCGCAGCGCCGGGCCGCCTCCCCCAGCGACGCCACGATGCGACGCAGCACGGCCAGCTCCAGCCCCTCCTCCAGGATCAGGCCCAGGCTCAGCACCAAAGGCCGGGCCCCAGCCATCGCCAGGTCGTTGGCGGTGCCCGTCACCGCCAGGGTGCCGATGTCGCCCCCCTCGAACTCCAGGGGCTGCACCACGTAGCTGTCGGTGGTGAAGGCGAGCCGGCCGTTGGGCAGGGACAGGCGGGCGGCATCGTGCAGCACCTGGTCGGGGTCGGCGTAGAGGCGGCGCAGTTCGGCGTCGATCAGCTGCTGCATCAGGGTGCCGCCACCGCCGTGGGCCAGCTGGATGCGGGGGGTGGCGGGCGGGGCCGGCTCAGCCACGGCGGCCGTAACGGTGGTAGGCCGCGCAGGCCCCCTCGGAGGACACCATCGGCGCCCCCAGCGGATGCTCGGGGGTGCAGGTGATCCCGAAGGCGGGGCAGTCCATGGGGCGAGCCCGCCCCTGCAGGATGGCGCCGCTGATGCAGACGCCCGCCGGCTCCGGAGCGCCCGCCGGCCCGATCGGAAGGTCGGCGAAGCGGGCCCCGGCCTCCAGGCGGCGGAAGGGCGCCCGCAGCCCCAGGCCGCCCCCCGGGATGACGCCGAAGCCCCGCCAGGGCCGGTCCACCGCCTCAAACACCGACGCCAGCAGGCCCCGGGCGGCCGGATTGCCCTGCTGCCGCACCACCCGGCCGTAGGCATTCGCCACCTGGGCCTGCCCCCGCTCCAATTGCCGCACGCAGGCCACCAGGCCCCGCATCAGATCCAGGGGCTCGAAGCCGCTCACCACCACCGGCACCCGGTGCCGATCCACCAGCTGCTCCAGCTCCGTGGTGCCCATCACCGCGCACACGTGCCCTGCCGCCAGAAACCCCTGCACCTGGTTGCCCTCGGCCGTCAGGATCGCCGCCATGGCGGGGGGCACCCGCACATGGGCCGCCAGCAGGGACAGGTTGGCCACCCCGGCGGCCATCGCCTGGCGCACCAGCAGGGCCGTGGCCGGGGCCGTGGTCTCGAAGCCCACCGCCAGGAACACCACCTGCCGGTCCGGATGGCGCCGGGCCAGGGCGAGGGCCTCCAACGGGGAGGTGAGCAGGCGCACATCGCCCCCCTCGGCCCGCACCCCCAGCAGATCGCCCGGCCCGCCATCGGCAGCACTGCCCGGCACCCGCAGCATGTCGCCGTAGGAGCAGAGGATCACCTCCGGCCGGCGGGCCAGGCTGCGGGCCGCATCGATGGTGGCGGCGGGCGTAACGCAGACCGGGCAGCCGGGGCCGTGGATCAGCCGCAGCCCGGGGGGGAGCAGCTGGTCGAGCCCCCAGCGCACAATGGCGTGGGTCTGGCCGCCGCACACCTCCATCAGGGTCCATGGACGGGTGGTGATCGCGGCCAGCTCGGCCGCCAGCTCCCGCACGGCGGCCACCTCCGCCGTCAACGCCACAGGGTCGTCCACAAGGGGCTGGTTGCCCCGGCGGCATCGGTCGGCAGGAAGGTCTGGACGGCGCGCATGTACTGGGAGCGCTCGTACTCGCTGGGATCGGGGCAGCGCTGCTGGCTCATGCAGCCGATCAGCTCCCGGGCGGTGGCGTGCTCGTGCTCCAGCAGCCACTGGCTGAGCTCCTCCTCCAGGCCCGTGAGCCGGCCGGGGCCGTGGCGCAGCAGGGCGGCCACCACCTGGGTGATGGCGGCACCGGCCATCAGCAGCCGCACCACATCGGTGCCGCGGTGCACGCCGCCGGTGGCCGCCAGATCCACCGGGTGGCGGCCGTGCAGCAGGGCGATCCAGCGCAGGGGCAGCCGCAGGTCGTGGGGGGTGGACAGCAGCAGGTTGGGCCGCACCTCCAGTTCCTCGATGTCGATGTCGGGCTGGTAGAAGCGGTTGAACAGCACCAGGCCATCGGCACCGGCGGCCGCCAGCCGCTTGGCCATGGCGCCGAAGTTGGTGAAGAAGGGGCTGAGCTTCACCGCCAGGGGCAGCGACACCTCAGCGCGCACCTCGGCGACGATCTCCAGCACCTGGTTCTCGATCGCCGCGCTGGAGAGATCCGGATCGGTGGGGACCGAATAGATGTTCAGCTCCAGGGCGCTGGCGCCGGCCGACTCCATCCGCCGCGCCACCTGCACCCACTGGCCTGGATGGGCGCCGTTGAGGCTGGCGATCACCGGGACCGACAGGCGGGAGCGGGCCTGCTCGAGGTGGCGCAGGTAGAGGTCGTGGCCCACGTGGAAGATCGAGGGCTCGGGGAAGTAGCTGAGCGCCTCGCCGTAACTGTCGGCACCCTGCAGGGTCACCCGGTGCAGCTCCAGCTGGTCGCGCTCGATCTGCTCCTCGAACAGCGAATGCAGCACCACGGCGGCGGCGCCGGCCTCCTCCAGCCGCAGCAGCTGGTCGATGTCCTCGCTGAGCGGGGCCGCGGCCCCCACCACCAGGGGGCTGCGCAGCTCCAGGCCCAGGTAGCTGACGGAGAGATCGGGACGAGTCATGCCGGTGCCTCGCTC encodes:
- a CDS encoding dihydroorotate dehydrogenase-like protein → MTRPDLSVSYLGLELRSPLVVGAAAPLSEDIDQLLRLEEAGAAAVVLHSLFEEQIERDQLELHRVTLQGADSYGEALSYFPEPSIFHVGHDLYLRHLEQARSRLSVPVIASLNGAHPGQWVQVARRMESAGASALELNIYSVPTDPDLSSAAIENQVLEIVAEVRAEVSLPLAVKLSPFFTNFGAMAKRLAAAGADGLVLFNRFYQPDIDIEELEVRPNLLLSTPHDLRLPLRWIALLHGRHPVDLAATGGVHRGTDVVRLLMAGAAITQVVAALLRHGPGRLTGLEEELSQWLLEHEHATARELIGCMSQQRCPDPSEYERSQYMRAVQTFLPTDAAGATSPLWTTLWR
- the hypE gene encoding hydrogenase expression/formation protein HypE gives rise to the protein MAEPAPPATPRIQLAHGGGGTLMQQLIDAELRRLYADPDQVLHDAARLSLPNGRLAFTTDSYVVQPLEFEGGDIGTLAVTGTANDLAMAGARPLVLSLGLILEEGLELAVLRRIVASLGEAARRCGVSIVTGDTKVVERGKGDGAFLNTSGIGLLQVDEPIDPLAIAPGDQLLVSGDLGRHGVAILAARHGLDLQPPLATDCMPLWPAVEALLAAGVRLHCLRDLTRGGLASALQELAAPGGLELQVEEACLPVAEPVRRTCELLGFDPLHLANEGRFLAVVPEADRERALAVLAPAGGTWIGRVAAAGSGGPPRGRVLLRTPFGSERVLVPLSGELLPRIC
- a CDS encoding Hsp20/alpha crystallin family protein; translation: MAIIPSETLKDVEELFDRYTRTLPWPWAGGRASSAGALAEWNPRVDIVETDGAYEIQADIPGVRKEDLKVTIDQGVLTVQGERQQEKKEDSARMHRVERFYGQFSRSFTLPEDADTSGLQATAKDGQLTVTVPRKGPAPSAEPTQVPIQ
- the hypD gene encoding hydrogenase formation protein HypD is translated as MDDPVALTAEVAAVRELAAELAAITTRPWTLMEVCGGQTHAIVRWGLDQLLPPGLRLIHGPGCPVCVTPAATIDAARSLARRPEVILCSYGDMLRVPGSAADGGPGDLLGVRAEGGDVRLLTSPLEALALARRHPDRQVVFLAVGFETTAPATALLVRQAMAAGVANLSLLAAHVRVPPAMAAILTAEGNQVQGFLAAGHVCAVMGTTELEQLVDRHRVPVVVSGFEPLDLMRGLVACVRQLERGQAQVANAYGRVVRQQGNPAARGLLASVFEAVDRPWRGFGVIPGGGLGLRAPFRRLEAGARFADLPIGPAGAPEPAGVCISGAILQGRARPMDCPAFGITCTPEHPLGAPMVSSEGACAAYHRYGRRG